The Raphanus sativus cultivar WK10039 chromosome 6, ASM80110v3, whole genome shotgun sequence sequence gatctgtttcagtaatgcatcagtgctgctctcttgAGGGGCAGAAGAGCTAGGAGAGGGgctttgctgaggctgatagttgctctgctggttgtttcttggctgataaccactctgctggttgttggaatagggcttctgttggtagttgttgtactgaaagttgggttccttcttgtaccagctaccattgctgttgatgaaacacaattcttcttgcccttccaaaccatcaacctcattgacagtaggaggtatctcctgttgtgggttaccaacaaagttcacctgcgcttgtgtggccttatcagcaatgagtgtgtcaatcttctcctgaagagctttgatctcattccttgtgtgcttgtcatcacctctactgcttctgtcatggtctccactgtagactgcatcactcttaaccatgttgtcaaccagagcctctgcttcttcctcagttctccccaaaaagaacccattgctagctgtatccagtctggctctatacttaggaagagcacctctgtagaatgtgctcagcaagctctccttggaaaaaccatggtgtgggcactgagcttggtaaccattgaatctctcccaagcttcactgaatccttccaagttcttctgttggaagctggagatctcgttcctcaacttagcagttcttgaggtggagaagaatttctccaagaatgcctttttgcagtcttcccaagtggtgatggagtcacttggtagagacttctcccactgacgtgccttatcccccaaagagaaggggaatagcttgagctttaaagcatcctctgacacaccattagtctttgacataccacagtagctgtcaaacttatccaagtgatcaaatgggtcctccacagccagaccatgatacttgttgttctctatgcagttgagcagtcctgacttgatctcaaagttgttagcagccacagctggtgctcgaattccaagtctaggaccatggatgttggggcggtcataagtgccaatggggcgagctggtcgctgttgaggtccattggggttctgaggattttgttgttcttccattgcagcttccagtggctgcagttgagcttgttgctcttcttctcttctttttctagcacactctctctctaaagctctgatgtctgtggctcttggaacaaggtttgatgtacccttgctcctcaagttcatacacctgaaaatcacaaagaggtgaagaagagaatcagtaacttaaaaaaataaaaatgacttagtctcaagcaaatgactaaatctcaatgttcaaatcaaactcagaatttggcaacggcgccaatttgatgctaGGAATTTCAAAGttcctaaaacaaatgttgtagGATAGTGATgaatgtcgaaccagttctgagggactcaaagcagtgagaatgcaagtatttgcctaatctaagtgcagccagtgatttgatgatttctaaactaatgattaaagctaatgcaaagcaataaaaatgatacttttaagctattggaaaggagaactcatgggtataggaactTGACCTCGGGTGATCAGgattcgaactaaggatgaacaataaacgatcaaacaaacaaccttaagcctagacacaattctaagcaagctctatatctagatgaatgctcatttgctaacacatctcaaacatcaagtgtccttggttgaataacatgcaagcaatcagtcACAACaggtctattagctatcttagcatctttaacaacaaatgtctttggcaaagtacactaaaagcctaggagagttgactcgggcatttcatcgaacacctgtcgggtgagaaatgcctagagatcaccctttgagtggcctactcaaatgatgtattgaaatcactctactagcaaggagatgacatgatctacactaaaacatcatagaactaacctaatcacccttagtctcctaacccatgaattcaaaaggtgattactcactaatctccatgattcctcttaaacccatgatggatttcagattaatcatgtagagaaatagatgagagatcacaagaacaataacaaaccaagtcaaaaagagattaatttcttgagagagtttgtgttcttcaatagatcaaagattatCTGCCCAAAAAgtggctacaacatacttaaacattaggtttttcagagtaaaaacgtgcataagaaattgcaaaaaggtccttgaaaaatcataaaatcgggTAGCATAAAGGGGTGGAGCGACCAGGAGGGGTCGCTCCGGGTGGTCGCTGCGGGTTGGTCGAAGAAAACGAGCGGGCTGGGTGAGTCGCTGCGCCGAGGTCGCTCCAGGAGTGAAGTCACAGCGGCCAGCCAGGGTCGCTCCGGTCAGGTCGCTCCGGATGGATATGTCTCTAGTAAATTGGTCATAACTTCTTcgttacatctccaaatgacttgaaaccacttccattagaaagctaactcaatttcatgtgtctccacaaaatcttagcaacagaagatgtctcgaaggcctccatccatgctcatctttcaccccctttttgagcacattgcttccaaatgtctccaagaactccatgtggtgttccaatacctgatagagacatatgtatgccaaatgcaacctaaacatgcctaaatcctaatctatatgatgcaaatgcctatgaatgaatggttaaaacaatgcaaatatgcaagacatcatgATACTATTTATATGATGTAACTtaacatttttcttgtagtgattgatttaaaattataattgtaaatACAAAAGATACTATTTCCTAGGTTCTTTTTTAAAGTGTCACTTTAacatttctttttgttaaataaaaaaatgttgttatATAATTCCAATGCAATTTTATACTCATTTTCAGCTAATTATTAATTGTAAaagcattgattttataaataaatatatttatctcaaatactattagTTAGATAAATGTAactaattaaaacataaatgcatttaataattttcttaatgtgaaaaatatgtaagtgacactttttatgaaatggaaaaatatataatttatttcaaaccTTTTTTTGTGTGGAATGACTTTTCAAATGAATGTTATGTTTTTGGAATAATATGAAACTAGGCAGAGATCCGCGTCTTACACGAAGTGTAAATATTaggaaaataatttgatttacTTAAACATTTTTGTGCATAGCTTgaagaatacattaattaacaTGTATAATGATTGCATTGTCTGAGCTCTGTGCATCGGTCTGAGTTTCTGTAATTTTATCTCTGTTGTTCTTAACCATCTAAGTTACTTTCTATTCAAAATAATGAAAATCCTTTCTTCAGAAAGCATTTATAGTATGTGAAGTTCAATCataaacatataatatgtttatagaacttaaattgttatatttatatgaacATTGGGATATCAACAGTCTAAGACTGGCTTAGAAGAAAAATGGCCATGAAGATCTATAGAGGTTTCAAATACATGGACGGCTTCCAATTCAAGGGTTAGCATCAGATTTTCTAAGTTGTTGTGTAATTTTCTTAGGACTGATTCAAGCATATATTTACTATTGTCTTAGAAATAACTCGCGACgctaaaattaaacaaatgcaTTCACAAAGTAAAACTTACAAAAGTATGTAGAAACTtcatataaaaaacataacacAAACTCTGAACATAATTTCTGTAAGAAGATATAATATAGTGAATCACAAATTAAAATGCAGAaagaatacaaaatatataggaaGAATCACAAATTAAAATGTAGAAAGAAGACATAGGAATTTGAATGCAAATTTTTAGTTCATGAACAAGAAGCttgacatttattttaaattaataacaaatcatTTTTTCAATTACACGTATATTAATGATTTAGAGTCGTgtgaaacataaatataaatatattaaataaaatgaaaaaagtaAATTAGAAGTATATAGTTAATTATACATATGTTCAGTTATCTTCAGATTTCCATTCGGATTTTGATATTACTCGTTCGGGTGTCCAATCTATGCTAACTCTGTAGCCATTTAGGTATTTTGCTACAtcggtttggatttttttatcCGGATTCGGATATCGGATAAAATACACAGCCCTAAGTATAATGGTGCTTCATGATTTAAATCTTCTATAATAGTACTTTCCATCTAAAATCAAAAGACAAATAGTTTTCCACTTAAATATCAGCTATCACAAATGAATATTATtctttaaaatatcaaaagaattcttaactcttacaaaaacaaatatcaataaataaattatattttttcttcatccTCTGCAATTTCTTTTGTATAGCACTATAATGGTGTTtaatttttagtaaaatattctCCTTTATAATACTTTACTAGACTCGGACCAACGGCAGCACGTCAGTTAGGGTGTTGTGAGTATATAATGGTCCGTATAAATACCGTATAAAACACAGTATAACACCATATAAACGGTGTATATAGTTAAATCACCGTATTTTGCATATACTAAAATACAGTACAATGTACTACTGGTACAACACACGGCCATACCAGCTGTATTTTAGAACACTGAATAACCAATAACTCggtaaaatcaaaacatttttttgataaagataTCTGCCGTTCAATGCTTCAAATGCTTGATATCAAATTAGGTTTCAAATGCTTGATATCAAACATTAGGATCTCCTCTTATTGCAGAAGCAATCGGGATGTGATTGGCTCTCAACACGGTGATTTATGCCGGGTTTTGTACACTCAAGGTTTTCTCCTACAACTCAACGCTCACCAAAGCAGTTTCGGGTAGAATCCAGTCTAAAAGAATCATCGGAATCGTCTCAGATATCCGATCGATTTCCTCTTGTTTTTGCATCTATCGTTTTTTATTTCTCTAGATCAAAAAACTCGGTCGCCGAATGACCTAGCTAAGCAGACCTTACAGGTCTTTTCTTCCTTGTACTGAACCTCGGGGTTAGGCTTTTTCTAGGCCTTATTCCCTTTTCTTTTATAATGAATCCAtgtgacaaaaaagaaaaggtttCCAAGCTCCGATCCAGACATTGATCCGGTGTGTTAATGATCCATGTGAGCTCATTATTACTACTTTAAAACCAAACATATCGTCATCCCATAGCCATGTTTTCTGAAGAAGGTATAAAAATCCCATAGCTTTAGCTTCTATAGTCGAGTTAGCACCGACAACTTTACCCATGCCCACATCAATGTATGGACCTTTATCATCTCTCACTATCCATCCAAACCCGACTCACCAGGATCGACAATAACTACtttcaaaatttcatttaaacCATCCTGCAGGacgacactacaagaaaacacgccgATTTCGAGGGAtattttcctcggtatttcgtcggaataagcgtattccgacgaaataccgaggaaaatgtccctcgaaaaaaactcgtcgaaatttcattttccgtcgaaatttcctcgaaattttgtgacggaatttcgaggaaagataattccgaggaaatttagAGGACTGCACTTCGTCGAAGTGGTCGTCGGAATATATTGAGGAAAagttccctcggtatataccgaggattatACCGAGAGAAAGGCCtacgaaaattttcgaggaacatgtccctcggaaaatttcGACGAACAcgtttcctcgaaaattttcgaggaacttTGTTCGTCGAAATTTTCCCGAGGGACatgttcctcgaaaattttcgagggctGCTTTCCTcaaaaattttcgaggaacttgtccctcggaaaatttcGACGAACCCTTCCCTCGAAATATTccgaaaattattttttttttaaaaaaataattttttttgaaaaatattttaaaatttaaattcgaatattaaattaaattttaaattgaaaacatattatttaaaattcaaaagtcatacaaatgaaaagaaaacatttcaaGTTTTGACAAGAATTAAACTACGGTTTTGGGCGTTCGGGTCTGGCATGGTCGGGAACTCCAAGTTcgggttcatgctcctcatcatcgccatcatttgcTCGTTGAGATTCCTTTGTGCCTCCCAGCCCGCCTCTTGACTCGCCACCATGGACTCCAACGCAGATATGCGAGCATCCTTGTCCCTCATCTGActcagaaggacttcttgatcaacataggacggtggtggtgcagaagcagacggaaccgagctggaccgacgagccaaaccgaacaaacggcccttcttctttggaaccgcctgaaaaagaaagtgtcaaatttaaataatataaaaaatgaattgaactttaaaaaaagaacttaccgcttcaacgatttggttgatccgaacccgaggcaagccggtcgatcccgtcgaatcgtcatcctcggtttgaagctgagacacttcctcttccatctgactgtcgatgagggagaccacatccctcacaacaccatcatcaatctcgccggtcttcttgttggtatacGCCGTCTTGATTAGGGTGTAATGATCAACCGGCTCCCCCTCATTTTCTTCCGCcttgaaaaaacataaattaaacaaacattagtaattaaaagaaatgcacaaaaaaaaatattaaaatcttaaataatataataaaaccgCGAAGCTTACCAAGCGATCCCCCAGACTGGCTAAAGATTGAGCACCCAAGTTATGGATGTACATGCCCTTCCCCTTACGGTCGCTCTTCCGTTAGTCTTCAGattttcaataccttcaagagtcactgatctggcacataaatcgcggaa is a genomic window containing:
- the LOC130495622 gene encoding uncharacterized protein LOC130495622 — translated: MYIHNLGAQSLASLGDRLAEENEGEPVDHYTLIKTAYTNKKTGEIDDGVVRDVVSLIDSQMEEEVSQLQTEDDDSTGSTGLPRVRINQIVEAAVPKKKGRLFGLARRSSSVPSASAPPPSYVDQEVLLSQMRDKDARISALESMVASQEAGWEAQRNLNEQMMAMMRSMNPNLEFPTMPDPNAQNRSLILVKT